One segment of Rhodopirellula baltica SH 1 DNA contains the following:
- a CDS encoding hybrid sensor histidine kinase/response regulator, translated as MVRRCDPERYRQSQESLQNSQPNPISIPVSTVNELHSNSLGMAHSFNPSIAIADTNERYVSANAVYAQQFHRSPSELLGGTIREMVGDDNYQSMKPHLDRAFSGEQSTQSVAEATTDGVTTYRQVSYDPQLSADGQVTGVMIVAMDITDSKRRESDLRESNEFSRAILESSPDCVKVLNEEGDLMSMNAKGMCLMEIDDLEPFRNQAWWSYWPEQAQGTVRKSLKDARENGEGRFEAECPTVKGTPKWWDVIVTPVRRNSGEVKQFVAVSRDVTTRRLHKQELEEREKRLHRVIDNMNSFVGIVDLDGVLQEVNQTAIDAASVAREDVIGRPFCEAFWWSHDDQVAEQVKSSVQAAIRGETSRFDIAYRIAGDSSRMVDVSFVPVRDESGRDESGPPLYVVASGFDVTDRYEFERSLKDATDAAEQANRAKSQFLANMSHEIRTPMTSILGYADLISQKQIDEDTRSHVATIRRNGAFLLGLINDILDLSKIEADHMEVFDESVNLIHLIEDVLSIMQVRAAEKDLEIRVDYCGKIPREIQADSKRLRQILVNLVGNAVKFTEAGHVRVAVRAEQSDRRTRVHFDVVDTGIGISDERMKKLFQPFSQGDPSIMRTYGGTGLGLVISQRLVAMLGGEITARSRVNEGSCFSFCIDAGQVDCTSPTTALDQESIRSIVPQPPQSESALSESDDGLLPPSLDCQVLVADDRRDIRYLLKRILAGAGASVDEVEDGQQAVDHIAQTLSSESCPQVVILDMQMPNLDGFEATQELRTLGYTGLIIALTADAMDGDRQRCLDCGCDDYMSKPIDSAKLIGKIAGLLKPTGVE; from the coding sequence ATGGTCCGTCGATGCGATCCTGAGCGTTATCGCCAATCTCAAGAGAGCCTTCAAAACTCTCAACCCAATCCCATCAGCATTCCCGTCAGCACGGTCAACGAGCTGCACAGCAATTCACTCGGCATGGCTCACTCGTTCAATCCCTCGATCGCGATCGCTGACACAAACGAACGCTATGTGTCGGCCAACGCTGTCTATGCCCAGCAGTTCCATCGCTCACCGTCAGAATTGTTGGGCGGCACCATCCGAGAAATGGTGGGCGATGACAATTACCAATCGATGAAGCCGCACTTGGATCGAGCGTTTAGCGGTGAGCAGTCGACTCAGTCGGTTGCTGAGGCAACGACCGATGGAGTGACGACGTACCGACAAGTCAGCTATGACCCTCAGCTTTCTGCGGACGGGCAAGTCACAGGCGTGATGATTGTGGCAATGGATATCACGGACAGCAAACGTCGTGAATCAGATCTGCGGGAATCAAACGAGTTCAGCCGAGCGATCTTGGAGAGCAGTCCCGACTGTGTGAAGGTGCTGAACGAAGAAGGAGATCTAATGTCGATGAACGCCAAGGGAATGTGCTTGATGGAGATCGATGATCTGGAGCCGTTTCGCAATCAGGCGTGGTGGAGCTATTGGCCGGAACAGGCACAGGGAACGGTTCGCAAGTCATTGAAAGATGCTCGTGAAAATGGTGAAGGCCGTTTCGAGGCTGAGTGCCCAACCGTAAAGGGGACGCCGAAATGGTGGGATGTGATCGTGACTCCCGTTCGTCGCAATTCGGGCGAGGTCAAACAGTTTGTCGCGGTTTCGCGAGATGTCACCACGCGGCGTTTGCACAAACAAGAGCTCGAGGAGCGTGAGAAGCGGCTTCATCGAGTGATCGACAACATGAACAGTTTTGTCGGCATCGTTGATCTTGATGGGGTTCTTCAGGAGGTCAATCAAACCGCCATCGATGCGGCATCCGTGGCTCGCGAAGACGTGATCGGACGGCCGTTTTGTGAAGCGTTTTGGTGGTCGCATGATGATCAAGTCGCCGAACAAGTGAAGTCGTCAGTTCAAGCGGCGATTCGTGGGGAGACGTCTCGGTTTGACATCGCCTATCGAATCGCGGGCGACTCATCGCGGATGGTGGATGTATCGTTTGTCCCTGTGCGAGATGAATCTGGGCGAGATGAATCTGGTCCGCCTTTGTATGTCGTCGCTTCGGGCTTCGATGTGACGGATCGGTATGAGTTCGAACGCTCATTGAAGGACGCGACGGATGCGGCGGAACAAGCCAATCGGGCGAAGAGTCAATTCCTCGCGAACATGTCGCATGAAATTCGGACGCCGATGACTTCGATCTTGGGCTACGCCGACCTGATCTCGCAGAAACAGATCGATGAGGACACTCGCTCCCACGTTGCAACCATTCGACGCAACGGTGCGTTTCTGTTGGGGTTGATCAACGATATTCTCGATTTGTCCAAGATCGAAGCGGATCACATGGAAGTCTTTGATGAGTCAGTGAATTTGATTCACCTGATCGAAGATGTGCTCAGCATCATGCAGGTCCGTGCGGCGGAGAAGGATCTTGAGATTCGTGTCGATTACTGCGGGAAGATTCCCCGAGAGATCCAAGCGGATTCGAAACGTCTGCGACAAATTTTGGTCAATCTCGTCGGCAACGCGGTGAAGTTCACCGAGGCGGGGCACGTGCGTGTCGCTGTTCGAGCGGAACAAAGCGATCGTAGAACTCGTGTCCATTTTGATGTGGTTGATACCGGCATTGGGATCTCTGACGAACGGATGAAGAAACTGTTCCAACCGTTTTCGCAAGGTGACCCTTCGATCATGAGGACGTATGGCGGGACCGGCTTGGGGTTGGTCATCAGCCAACGATTGGTTGCCATGCTGGGCGGTGAAATTACCGCGCGAAGTCGAGTCAACGAAGGCAGTTGCTTTTCGTTCTGCATCGACGCTGGCCAGGTTGATTGCACATCGCCAACGACGGCGTTGGACCAGGAATCGATTCGATCAATCGTTCCGCAACCTCCCCAATCCGAGTCAGCCTTGTCGGAGTCAGATGACGGCCTACTTCCGCCGTCGCTGGATTGTCAGGTGCTGGTCGCGGATGACCGGCGAGACATTCGCTATCTGCTCAAACGCATATTGGCGGGAGCCGGTGCGTCGGTGGATGAGGTCGAGGATGGCCAGCAGGCGGTCGACCACATTGCTCAAACATTGTCGTCTGAGTCTTGTCCTCAAGTCGTGATCTTGGACATGCAAATGCCCAACTTGGACGGATTCGAAGCGACGCAAGAGTTGCGAACGTTGGGCTACACCGGCTTGATCATTGCGTTGACGGCGGACGCGATGGATGGCGATCGCCAGCGTTGCCTTGATTGCGGGTGTGACGACTACATGAGCAAACCAATCGACTCAGCCAAATTGATTGGCAAGATCGCAGGTTTGCTGAAACCCACTGGCGTCGAGTAG
- a CDS encoding sensor histidine kinase encodes MSQQASAAASTHAAPESSSNERTANELTVLREQVKRLQGMATLGELTGTATHEFNNVLMTVINYAKLGLRNEDKASRDKALTKILEASERAAQITNTILAQARNRSDAMGPVDLSGLVRETLVLMQREMQKYRISIETDLAETATVHASGNQIQRLLLNLLTNSRQAIGECGTLWIRVASGESGADGNGYVELTVRDSGKGIPEDVLPKIFDPYFSTKAGPDETGKGGTGLGLAACKDIIDEHKGRVRVESSVGRGTAFIIRLPISPSQRAAA; translated from the coding sequence ATGTCGCAACAAGCTTCTGCCGCCGCTTCGACTCACGCCGCTCCTGAATCCTCATCCAATGAGCGCACTGCCAACGAGCTGACGGTGCTTCGAGAGCAAGTGAAGCGTTTGCAGGGGATGGCGACACTGGGCGAGCTGACAGGAACCGCGACGCACGAATTCAACAACGTGCTGATGACGGTCATCAACTATGCCAAGTTGGGACTACGAAACGAAGACAAAGCCAGCCGAGACAAAGCACTGACGAAAATTTTGGAAGCGTCCGAGCGAGCTGCACAAATCACCAACACGATTTTGGCCCAAGCCCGCAACCGCAGCGATGCGATGGGCCCGGTTGATTTGAGTGGCTTGGTTCGTGAAACATTGGTGCTGATGCAACGCGAAATGCAGAAGTACCGAATCAGCATCGAAACCGATCTCGCCGAAACCGCAACCGTTCACGCCAGCGGCAATCAAATCCAACGGTTGCTGCTGAACCTGTTGACCAATTCGCGACAAGCGATCGGCGAATGTGGCACGCTATGGATTCGCGTTGCTTCCGGTGAGAGTGGTGCTGACGGAAACGGCTATGTCGAACTCACCGTTCGCGATTCAGGCAAAGGCATCCCGGAAGACGTCTTGCCCAAGATCTTCGATCCGTACTTCTCCACCAAAGCCGGTCCCGATGAAACGGGAAAGGGCGGAACGGGTTTGGGACTGGCCGCCTGCAAAGACATCATCGACGAACACAAAGGGCGCGTGCGAGTCGAAAGCTCGGTCGGCCGTGGCACCGCGTTCATCATCCGTTTGCCAATCAGCCCCTCCCAACGAGCCGCTGCCTGA
- a CDS encoding Gfo/Idh/MocA family protein, translating into MTHRESDAADLGIDPVMPQNRNVPIGCIGAGFIMDDCHLVAYRAAGFHPAAIASRRREQADKVAERHGITRVFDNPSELLTDTSIEVVDIAVPPDVQLEIIREVVRHPHIRGILAQKPIAGCFSEAQKIVDLCHDAGVTLCVNQNMRYDHSIRACKTMLDQGKLGEPVLATIDMRAIPHWMPWQQRQGWMTCRIMSIHHLDAMRYWFGDPVRVFASFRTDPRTTFPHVDGIGLYILEYASGLRCQICDDVWAGPAREGAAEDLGITWRVEGTEGIARGTIGWPKYPRRCPSTIDWTTTDIGRWEQPRWDEVWFPDAFAGPMAELLVAMETCVEPNLSGRDNLRTMALVDACYESAKTHRAIELPTSP; encoded by the coding sequence TTGACGCATCGTGAAAGCGACGCGGCTGACTTGGGCATCGATCCCGTCATGCCCCAAAATCGCAATGTGCCCATTGGGTGCATCGGTGCCGGGTTCATCATGGATGATTGCCATTTGGTGGCGTACCGAGCGGCAGGCTTTCATCCCGCCGCGATCGCTTCGCGACGAAGAGAACAAGCCGACAAGGTGGCAGAGCGGCATGGAATCACCCGAGTCTTTGACAATCCAAGCGAACTCTTGACCGACACTTCCATCGAAGTCGTCGACATCGCGGTCCCGCCCGACGTTCAACTCGAGATCATTCGTGAAGTGGTTCGGCATCCGCACATCCGTGGCATCTTGGCCCAAAAACCTATCGCGGGCTGTTTCTCTGAAGCCCAGAAGATTGTCGATCTCTGCCACGACGCAGGAGTCACGCTTTGCGTCAATCAAAACATGCGCTACGACCACTCCATCCGCGCCTGCAAAACGATGTTGGATCAAGGAAAACTCGGCGAACCTGTTTTGGCGACCATCGACATGCGAGCGATCCCGCATTGGATGCCGTGGCAACAACGGCAGGGTTGGATGACATGCCGAATCATGTCGATTCACCACTTGGATGCGATGCGGTACTGGTTCGGTGATCCGGTTCGCGTCTTTGCTAGTTTCCGGACCGATCCGCGGACGACGTTCCCGCACGTCGACGGCATTGGGCTGTACATCCTGGAATACGCCAGCGGGTTGCGTTGCCAAATTTGCGATGACGTGTGGGCAGGACCGGCGCGCGAAGGCGCGGCGGAAGACTTGGGCATCACTTGGCGAGTCGAGGGCACGGAAGGGATAGCTCGTGGAACCATTGGCTGGCCCAAGTACCCGCGTCGATGCCCCAGCACAATCGATTGGACGACGACGGACATCGGCCGATGGGAACAACCACGCTGGGACGAGGTCTGGTTCCCCGACGCGTTCGCCGGCCCGATGGCGGAACTGTTGGTCGCAATGGAGACCTGCGTCGAACCCAACCTGAGCGGGCGTGACAACCTGCGCACGATGGCTTTGGTCGACGCGTGTTACGAATCAGCGAAGACCCACCGTGCAATTGAGCTACCGACATCGCCGTAG
- a CDS encoding phytanoyl-CoA dioxygenase family protein, protein MPGPLTEAQIADYDSQGFLLASSLFDADEIELLRRSAKEDKRLDDHAFGRDDGEGGTVRLSVWNHPGNGIYGAFARCNRLVQRAEQLLRDEPYHYHSKMIMKDARVGGAWAWHQDYGYWYGNGVLTPNLVSCFIAVDPATRENGCLQVIRGSHACGRVHHQLTGQQAGADPERVAEILKRFELVHVEMNPGDVLFFHSNLLHRSDQNHSENPRWSMICCYNAKSNDPYKESHHPRYTPLDRLPDSAVREIGGQRFEDTDVHQNDSQGQSMAWLDPNRDASATSLKPTSKDANN, encoded by the coding sequence ATGCCCGGCCCACTCACTGAAGCCCAGATTGCCGATTACGACAGCCAAGGTTTCTTGTTGGCTTCGTCATTGTTCGATGCGGATGAGATCGAACTGCTGCGCCGCTCGGCCAAAGAAGACAAACGCCTGGACGACCACGCGTTTGGTCGCGATGACGGCGAAGGCGGCACCGTTCGATTGTCCGTTTGGAACCATCCCGGCAACGGCATCTACGGTGCATTCGCACGCTGCAATCGATTGGTCCAAAGGGCCGAGCAATTGCTGCGAGACGAACCGTATCACTACCACTCCAAGATGATCATGAAGGACGCGCGAGTCGGTGGCGCGTGGGCGTGGCATCAAGACTACGGCTACTGGTACGGCAACGGTGTTTTAACGCCGAATCTGGTCAGTTGTTTCATTGCCGTCGATCCGGCGACTCGCGAAAACGGATGCCTGCAAGTGATCCGAGGCTCTCATGCTTGCGGACGCGTTCACCATCAACTGACCGGCCAACAAGCCGGTGCTGATCCAGAACGGGTGGCGGAGATTTTGAAACGGTTCGAGCTCGTTCATGTTGAAATGAATCCTGGCGATGTGCTCTTTTTTCATTCCAATCTGTTGCACCGCAGCGATCAAAATCACAGCGAGAATCCGCGTTGGTCGATGATTTGTTGCTACAACGCCAAGTCCAATGATCCCTACAAAGAATCGCATCACCCCCGCTACACGCCACTGGATCGCTTGCCAGATTCTGCGGTGCGTGAAATAGGCGGGCAACGATTTGAAGACACGGACGTGCACCAAAACGATTCGCAAGGTCAGTCCATGGCGTGGTTGGATCCGAATCGAGACGCCAGCGCGACCTCTTTGAAACCAACATCAAAGGACGCGAACAATTGA
- a CDS encoding sulfatase family protein: MPFNQARRSDTSQGRSPSLFLPLLLFFACVVSPLSETSAADNDRPNVIVVMADDLGYGDIGCYGAKGLETPNIDQMASEGCRFTSGYCSASTCTPTRYSFLTGTYAFRFPNTGIAPPNSPALIPAGTTTTARILKNAGYKTAVIGKWHLGLGEKNEGPDWNGDLKPGPLEIGFDHCILLPTTNDRVPQVYVNDHNVENLDPADPLWVGNKKPSEDHPTGITHRDTLKMDWSHGHNSTIHNGISRIGFYTGGHAARFRDEDLSDRWVEESKRWIAENREEPFFLFFASHDLHVPRVVHERFQGSTKLGPRGDAIAELDWCVGELMKSLEENGLTEKTMLVFCSDNGPVLDDGYKDDANEKLGNHDPNGPYQGGKYTVYEGGTRTPFITRMPGTIPVGVSDEMVCTIDFAASLAAMVGQELPNDASLDSQNVLGALMNQSGASGREHLVQQDNGKVGNYGYRVGDWKLVRHDQKKSYNFDLSMTRKPVPQFALYNLESDPAEQNDLSDSEPERAKQMQQELQKLLDAGRSR; the protein is encoded by the coding sequence ATGCCGTTCAATCAAGCGAGACGATCTGACACTTCCCAGGGTCGGTCACCGAGCCTTTTCCTCCCACTTCTACTCTTTTTCGCGTGCGTCGTATCGCCATTATCGGAAACCTCAGCGGCGGACAACGATCGCCCCAACGTCATCGTCGTGATGGCCGATGACCTCGGGTACGGCGACATCGGTTGCTATGGTGCCAAGGGTCTGGAGACTCCCAACATTGATCAGATGGCATCGGAAGGTTGTCGCTTCACCAGCGGTTATTGTTCGGCATCGACCTGCACCCCGACCCGTTATTCGTTCCTGACTGGCACCTACGCATTCCGTTTTCCCAATACCGGCATCGCTCCACCGAACAGCCCCGCGTTGATTCCTGCCGGAACGACAACAACGGCCCGCATTCTGAAAAACGCCGGCTACAAAACGGCCGTCATCGGCAAATGGCACCTTGGCCTGGGTGAAAAGAACGAAGGCCCAGATTGGAACGGTGACCTGAAACCTGGACCGTTGGAAATCGGCTTCGATCACTGCATTTTGCTCCCCACCACGAACGACCGCGTGCCGCAGGTTTACGTCAACGATCACAACGTTGAAAACTTGGACCCTGCAGATCCACTTTGGGTCGGCAACAAGAAACCATCAGAAGATCACCCAACCGGGATCACCCACCGCGACACACTGAAGATGGATTGGTCGCACGGTCACAACTCCACGATCCACAACGGCATCAGCCGAATCGGGTTCTACACCGGTGGCCACGCCGCTCGTTTCCGTGACGAAGATTTGTCGGACCGCTGGGTGGAGGAATCTAAGCGTTGGATTGCCGAAAACAGAGAAGAACCGTTCTTTCTGTTCTTTGCCTCTCACGATTTGCACGTTCCACGTGTCGTCCACGAACGTTTCCAAGGCAGCACCAAACTGGGGCCTCGCGGCGACGCGATCGCTGAACTGGATTGGTGCGTTGGAGAACTGATGAAGTCGTTGGAAGAAAACGGACTCACCGAGAAAACCATGTTGGTCTTTTGCAGCGACAACGGTCCTGTCTTGGACGACGGCTACAAAGACGACGCCAATGAAAAGCTTGGCAACCACGATCCCAATGGCCCGTATCAAGGCGGCAAATACACGGTTTACGAAGGTGGTACGCGAACGCCGTTCATCACCCGCATGCCGGGCACGATTCCCGTCGGTGTCAGCGACGAAATGGTTTGCACCATCGACTTTGCCGCCAGTCTCGCCGCCATGGTCGGGCAAGAACTACCAAACGACGCTAGCTTGGACAGCCAAAACGTGCTCGGAGCGTTGATGAATCAGTCCGGTGCCTCCGGTCGCGAACACTTGGTCCAACAAGACAACGGAAAAGTCGGCAACTACGGCTACCGCGTCGGCGATTGGAAACTCGTTCGCCACGATCAAAAGAAGTCGTACAACTTCGACTTGTCGATGACGCGGAAACCAGTTCCCCAATTCGCTCTTTACAACCTTGAATCGGATCCAGCCGAACAGAACGATTTAAGTGACAGCGAACCTGAACGAGCGAAACAAATGCAACAGGAACTTCAAAAGCTCCTCGACGCCGGTCGCAGTCGCTAA
- a CDS encoding ThuA domain-containing protein, protein MKTWLSLILLSVVAIPLSTSAAEPDNAPLVYEGGEGIGKGKHIVFVANDHEYRSEQTCPLLAKILAKHHGFRCTVLFGIDEDGEIKAGDSPVPGMEALKDADLLFFFTRFMKLPDEQVDLLVDYFERGGPVVGARTSTHCFNGQKGKWAKLNFNYEGEDYLGGLGEQIFGNTWHSTRGQSHYGGNHSSSSRITAVESASDHPIMTGVGTMHGYSGAYSSRPPAGSIPLVEVQVLNTFEPSDDVNTDKPKVSAGWTRDHYVAPSGEKKDARVAYFSYGASEDLLDEDTRRCFANACLWALGMEDQITGDLDMSIVGSFVPTPFTTGALYRDNVRPSELASWDSEIMPTDHVLGGMDKPKMVRKVQSALKARPKLREQVAKDYPKLYGEDAK, encoded by the coding sequence ATGAAGACTTGGCTTTCTCTAATTTTGTTGTCCGTTGTCGCCATCCCGCTTTCCACCTCTGCCGCCGAACCGGACAACGCTCCGTTGGTTTATGAAGGCGGCGAAGGAATTGGTAAGGGCAAGCACATCGTGTTTGTCGCGAATGATCACGAATATCGATCCGAACAAACTTGTCCGCTGCTGGCGAAGATTCTGGCAAAACACCATGGGTTTCGTTGCACCGTGTTGTTTGGAATTGATGAAGATGGCGAGATCAAAGCGGGTGACTCACCCGTGCCCGGGATGGAGGCTTTGAAAGACGCTGACTTGCTGTTTTTCTTCACTCGTTTCATGAAACTACCCGACGAACAAGTCGACCTGTTGGTGGACTACTTTGAACGCGGTGGGCCGGTCGTTGGAGCTCGGACGTCCACTCACTGCTTCAATGGACAAAAAGGAAAGTGGGCGAAGCTGAACTTCAACTACGAGGGTGAAGATTACCTCGGTGGTTTAGGTGAACAGATTTTTGGCAACACTTGGCACTCGACGCGAGGGCAAAGTCACTACGGCGGCAACCACAGTTCGAGCAGTCGGATCACCGCGGTGGAATCGGCCTCCGATCATCCGATCATGACCGGGGTTGGAACGATGCACGGCTACAGCGGAGCGTATTCGTCTCGTCCGCCAGCCGGATCAATTCCATTGGTGGAGGTTCAGGTTCTCAATACGTTTGAACCAAGTGACGATGTCAACACGGACAAGCCAAAGGTGTCTGCTGGTTGGACTCGGGATCACTACGTTGCGCCATCGGGCGAGAAGAAGGATGCTCGCGTTGCTTACTTCTCGTACGGTGCGTCCGAGGATTTGCTCGACGAAGACACTCGTCGCTGTTTCGCAAACGCTTGTTTGTGGGCACTCGGCATGGAAGACCAGATCACCGGGGATTTGGACATGAGCATTGTTGGGTCGTTCGTTCCAACACCATTCACCACCGGCGCGTTGTATCGTGATAACGTCCGGCCTTCAGAACTGGCCAGCTGGGACAGCGAGATCATGCCGACAGATCATGTGCTGGGCGGAATGGACAAGCCAAAGATGGTTCGTAAGGTCCAGTCAGCCCTGAAGGCACGCCCCAAGTTGCGTGAACAAGTCGCCAAGGATTACCCCAAGCTATACGGCGAAGACGCGAAATAG
- a CDS encoding NAD-dependent epimerase/dehydratase family protein, translated as MRVIVTGSSGLIGSAAVRHWDALGNEVIGIDNDMRATFFGPDGSTKWNQSRLEQETKNFRTVSLDIRDRDGVLDLFKNEPPDLVIHCAAQPSHDKAAAIPFLDFEVNANGTLNLLEGTRQHAPEAVFCHMSTNKVYGDAPNELPLDELETRWEYAREEDYDGISESCRIDQTMHSLFGASKTAADVLAQEYGKYFGLKTGIFRGGCLTGASHSGVELHGFLSYLVHVAVTGKPYTIFGYKGKQVRDQIECSDVVKAFEAFSKNPRPGEVYNIGGGRENAASVLECIQKIEDISGHKVEWTLGDDNRKGDHICYISDLSKLRRDYPDWDIRVSLDEILRQMIASEESKLATA; from the coding sequence ATGCGTGTGATTGTGACAGGTTCCAGTGGGCTCATCGGCTCGGCCGCGGTGCGGCATTGGGACGCCCTGGGTAACGAAGTCATCGGCATCGACAACGACATGCGCGCCACCTTTTTCGGCCCGGATGGCAGCACGAAGTGGAACCAGTCGCGGTTGGAGCAGGAAACGAAGAACTTCCGAACGGTGTCGCTGGACATTCGCGACCGCGACGGCGTGTTGGATTTGTTCAAGAACGAACCACCGGATTTGGTGATCCATTGTGCGGCTCAACCTTCGCACGATAAAGCGGCCGCAATCCCGTTCTTGGATTTCGAAGTCAACGCCAACGGCACATTAAACCTGCTCGAAGGAACTCGCCAGCACGCCCCCGAAGCTGTGTTCTGCCACATGAGCACGAACAAGGTTTACGGTGATGCACCCAATGAGTTGCCGCTGGACGAGTTGGAAACCCGCTGGGAATACGCTCGCGAAGAAGACTACGACGGCATCAGTGAATCGTGCCGCATCGACCAAACCATGCACTCGTTGTTCGGTGCGTCCAAGACCGCTGCCGATGTGTTGGCTCAGGAATACGGAAAGTACTTCGGTCTGAAGACTGGTATTTTTCGTGGTGGTTGTTTGACCGGTGCCAGCCACAGCGGCGTCGAGCTGCACGGCTTTTTGAGTTACCTCGTTCATGTCGCCGTGACGGGCAAGCCTTACACGATCTTTGGTTACAAAGGCAAACAAGTTCGCGACCAAATCGAATGCAGTGACGTGGTCAAAGCCTTCGAAGCGTTTTCAAAGAACCCGCGTCCGGGTGAGGTCTACAACATTGGCGGCGGGCGTGAGAACGCGGCCAGCGTGTTGGAATGCATTCAAAAGATCGAAGACATTTCGGGTCACAAGGTGGAGTGGACGCTGGGCGACGACAATCGCAAAGGCGATCACATCTGTTACATCAGTGATCTCAGCAAACTGCGACGCGATTACCCGGACTGGGACATTCGCGTGTCGCTGGACGAGATCCTGCGGCAAATGATTGCAAGCGAAGAGTCCAAACTCGCCACGGCATGA